A single Ignavibacteriales bacterium DNA region contains:
- a CDS encoding ABC transporter ATP-binding protein — protein MLTLQNLNKSYGNFTALDKLNLQINPGEFFGFLGPNGAGKTTTIKLISGLLRPTAGKIFIDGHDLDSKPDAAKYRLGYIPDQPFLYEKLTGREFLFFSGGLFNIPHHELQDRIERITETLRIGSWIDRRTETYSQGMKQRISIASSILHNPGLVLVDEPMVGLDPQSAKLVKETFQSLVENGSSVLMTTHSLNIAEEVCTRIGILKDGKLIFDGPREAFRDFQEKNFLSLEEFFLELVK, from the coding sequence ATGCTTACACTACAAAATCTGAACAAAAGTTACGGTAATTTTACAGCACTGGACAAACTGAATCTGCAGATTAATCCGGGTGAGTTTTTTGGCTTTCTCGGCCCTAACGGTGCAGGCAAAACAACCACCATTAAACTGATTTCCGGCCTGCTCCGTCCAACTGCCGGAAAGATTTTTATTGACGGACATGACCTCGATTCAAAACCCGATGCAGCCAAATACCGGCTCGGATATATACCCGATCAGCCCTTTTTATATGAAAAACTTACTGGCCGTGAGTTCCTCTTTTTTTCAGGCGGTCTTTTCAATATCCCCCATCATGAATTGCAGGATCGCATTGAGCGTATAACGGAAACTCTCAGGATAGGCAGCTGGATCGACCGACGCACTGAAACCTATTCGCAGGGGATGAAACAAAGAATTTCAATTGCATCTTCAATTCTTCATAATCCGGGACTTGTTCTGGTTGACGAACCAATGGTAGGGCTGGATCCGCAAAGTGCAAAACTTGTGAAAGAAACCTTTCAGTCCCTGGTAGAAAATGGTTCATCAGTTCTTATGACAACCCATAGTCTGAATATCGCTGAAGAAGTCTGCACAAGAATAGGAATTCTTAAAGACGGAAAATTGATCTTTGATGGTCCCCGTGAAGCATTCAGAGATTTTCAGGAGAAGAATTTTCTTTCACTTGAAGAGTTCTTCCTCGAACTGGTTAAATGA
- a CDS encoding cupin domain-containing protein, whose amino-acid sequence MQNSNADLFIKELGLIPHPEGGYFREVYRSVDSFIPENTGTERNYMTSIYFLLKSGQFSAFHRLKSDELWYFHEGAAVTIFIISPSGKLEQYILGRNIANGEKLQVIFNKGDWFAATPAVSEGFSLFGCAVAPGFHFDDFELAHRENLIKEFPQHTEIIRKFSLD is encoded by the coding sequence ATGCAAAATAGCAATGCTGATCTTTTTATAAAAGAACTGGGATTAATTCCTCATCCGGAAGGGGGATATTTCAGGGAGGTTTACCGCTCTGTGGACAGTTTTATTCCGGAGAACACCGGGACGGAGAGAAATTACATGACTTCCATCTATTTTCTGTTAAAATCCGGGCAGTTCTCAGCATTTCACCGGCTGAAGAGTGATGAACTCTGGTACTTTCATGAGGGGGCTGCTGTCACAATTTTTATTATTAGCCCTTCAGGAAAACTCGAACAGTATATTTTGGGAAGAAATATTGCAAATGGCGAGAAGTTGCAGGTGATTTTCAATAAGGGGGATTGGTTTGCTGCAACACCGGCTGTCAGTGAGGGATTTTCACTGTTTGGATGTGCGGTAGCCCCGGGTTTTCATTTTGATGATTTTGAACTGGCACACAGGGAGAATCTCATAAAAGAATTTCCTCAGCATACTGAAATTATCAGGAAATTCTCTCTGGACTAA